The nucleotide window TTCTTTTAGAGCTTTGATTTGTTCAATACACTCTTTTGGTGTGCCACAAATTGCATTTTCAAAAAGTTTATTACTATCAAAAAGTTTATTTCGTATGTCTATATATTCATTTGTTAAAAGTTTTACTAAAGTTGGGCTTGTATCTTTTGAAGCTCTCATTGATTTTAAAAATAAATCTGCACAATATTGGGACTCTTTTATAATCTCTTCTTTGTTAACGCCAATATTTATACCTCTTGCAACTCTAAAAGATAAAGGTTTTGTTGGATTAAATGTTTTATATGTATCAAATATAAATTTTATTTTTTCTTTACTTATTCCAATACTTCCAATCAATCCATAACCTTTTGTAGCAGCTTCTTTTATTGCTTCAAAAGATTCAGAAGCGATATATGTATTTATTGGTTCATTTAATTTTGGTCTTATTGAAATGTTTTCACAAGTAAAGAAGTTACCTTTAAAAGTTACAAGTTCTTCATTTAATAGTTTGTGAATTAATTCATTTGCTTCAAACATAACTTCTCTATTTGTGAAAGCATCTGCTTTAAAAGTTTTATCATAAATAGGAAATGCTCCTTTTGCAATTCCATATAAAAATCTATTTTCATCAAATGCTTTTATCATAGCAATTTCTTCTGCAAGTTTTATAGGATTGTATAAAGGGAGTAAAATAGCGGCTGTTCCTATTTTTATACTTTTAGTTTTTCCTAAAAGATAAGAAACAGCAGTAAGTGGAGAAGGAATGACACTAAAATTATTGAAGTGATGTTCTGTTATCCAAGCTTCATCAAAACCTAAATCTTCACAGTAACAAATTAAATCAAGTTGTTCAGTGATTGCTTTTTGATAATTATTTTCCCAATTTTCAAATAGGCAAAATAATGCAGTTTTCATTATAAAGTTTGCATCATCGGTGTAAATGCTTTTGTACTAACACTTACACTTTGCCCTATTTTTAAATTTGCTGCTTCTTCATTTCCTACAACAACTTCTACTAATTGTTGACCTATTGATACAATTGCAACGTGAATTACATCTATTTTTACAATATCAAGTAGTTCACCTTCAAATGAGAATTTTTGGCTACCTTTTGTTTTAAGAAGAATATCTTTAGGAAAACCATCATTTATGATTTTCCCAAGATTTAAAACAACAACTCTTGATGCCAAACGATACATTTCACTTGGGTCATGACTTACCATAATAGTTGTGGTATTAAACTCTTTATGTAAAGTTAATATTTCATTTTGTAATTTTGTTCTCATTTCTGGATCAAGTGCAGATAAAGGTTCATCCATCAATAAAAGTTTTGGTTTATTCATTAAAGCTCTACATAAACTAATTCTTTGTTTTTGTCCTCCACTTAATGTATTTGGATATCTATTTTTTAATTCCGTCATTTCTGTCATTTCAAGCAATTTATTTGCTAAGTCTATATCTTTTTTTACATATAAAAGATTATCAATTACTGAAAAGTTAGGAAAAAGTGCATAATCTTGGAATACAAAACCAATATCTCTTTTTTGTGGAGCTAAACTAAACTTATCATCAAGCCAAAGTTCATTATCAATTTTTAAAGTACCTTTAGCCTCTTCAAGTCCTGCAAGTATTCGTAAAAGTGTAGTTTTCCCACTACCACTAAAACCAGAAAGAGCAATAAATTCACCCTTATTTATTTTTAGATTTACATCTAAATTCATTTCACCATTTGAACCATGAAGTAATTTATTTATATTAATTTCTATCATTTATGTAAACCTGTTAACTTTTTTTGTTTTCCATTAAATATATAAACTCCAAGAAGAGTTAAGAAACTTAGAATTACCATAATTAAACTGTAAATATGTGCATTTGTATAATCCATAATTTCAACAAATTCATATATTGCAACTGATGCAACTTTTGTTTCTCCTGGAATACTTCCTCCAACCATTAACACAACTCCAAACTCTCCAACTGTATGTGCAAAAGTTACTATAATAGCAGTCATTAATGAAGGTTTTATATTTGGAATAGCAATTCTAAAAAGAGTTTGAAATTTACTTTTCCCACTTATATAACTTGCTTCTAATAAATTTTTATTGATACTTTCTAAGCCACTTTGCATAGGTTGAACCATAAATGGTAAGCTATAAAAACAACTAGCAATAATTAAACCATAAAAATTGAAAACAAGTTTTATTCCAAAATGTTCTTCAAAAAAAGCTCCAATTGGTGAATTATATGATAAAGCCCAAAGTATATAAAATCCTAAAACTGAAGGTGGTAAAACCAAAGGTAAGGCAGTAACAGCTTCTAGGTAAGGTTTTAATTTTGATTTTGTTTGAGATAAGTACCATGCAATTGGAAGACTTATAAAAAACAAAATCAAAGTAGTGATACCAGCTAATTTAAAAGATATTAAAAAAGGTTCAAACTCTATATTTTTTAACAATTCAATCATCTAAAACATCCTGAATAGATAAATCACTTGCTTTAATTAAAACTAAAACATCTTCATCTTTTTGTAGATTCATCTTTTTAGATGAATCTACAGTTATAATACTTTCAAGATAAGTATCATTGATTTTTAATATTATGTTAGATAGAAGGTGACCATTTTCTATCTTTTGAATAGTTGCAACAAATTGGTTTGATAAACTAATCTCTCCAAATAAATTTTTTGCAATAATTATATTTGTTGGTTTAACACTAAGAGTTACCTTTTTGTCAATTTGTATATTTTTGCCTAAATCTAAACTCATCATTTTTAGATTTTTCCCAAAAAAATCGAACTCAACAATATTTAAACTATCAATAGAATTTATTTTTTTTATTGTTGCAACTAATTTATTCATTTTACAATGTATCCATAATCAACAAATATTTTTTTAGCTTTTTCACCTAAAATAAAGTCATAAAATGCTTTAACTTCTGCATTATCAACTGCATTATTAATGATTACAATACCTTGTTTAATCGGTGTATATAAAGTTGGATCAACACTTGCCCAATTTACATTTTCTTTATATTTTGATAATTTTTCATCATATAAAGATGATTTTGCAATAAAGCCTATATCAGCAGCAGTTGTTGCATAAGTAACTGTTTGTGAAATTGATTCTGCATAAACAAATTTATCTTTAGTTGCTTCTTCTAAATTTGCATTTTTAATTGCTTCAACAGCTGCTGTTCCATAAGGAGCAGTTTTAGGATTAGCAATTGCAATTTTAGAAATTGAATCTTCTTTAATTAAATTTATACCTTTTGAATAATCAAGTTCTTTTGAACTTAACATAGCTAAAGCACCTTGTGCATAAACAACAGGTTTTGTAATTGCAATTTTATCTTCATATAAAGACTCAGGAAATTTCATATTTGCAGCCATAAAAATATTAAATGGAGCACCATTTTTAATTTGAGCAGTTAATTTTCCACTACTTCCTAATGTAACTTGAATTTTTGTATCAGGGTTTGTTTTATTAAATTCTGCAATAAGTTCATTTATTGCATAACTAACATTTGCAGCAACAGCTATATTTACTTGACCAGCAAATATACTTGAACATAAAAATACTAATCCTAAAATTATCTTTTTCATTTTTTTTCCTTATTTTCCTATCATAATATCCGAGGCTTTTATAATTGCACTCACATTAGAACCTGGTTTAAGATTTAATCTATTTACAGAACTTGTTGTTATAACTGAAGCAATTTTATCTGCATTGCCTATATCGATTACTACTTCAGAATTTATTTCACCTTGATTTATGTTGTCTACTACACCTTGGAATTTGTTTCTTGCACTAATATTTAAAGTAATATCTGTTGTTAATAAAACAGTACTTGATTTAAAAATTGCAACAACTTCATCTTTAGCTTTTAAGTCTAGATTTTTAACAGCAGAATTTGTAATAACAGAAACAAGTGTATAACCACTTTTTAGTCTTATAAATACTTCTGCATTTACTTTTCCATGCTCTATTAATTCTACAATTCCACTTATTTGATTTCTTGCACTTAATTGCATTGATAATCTCCTTATAGCTTTTAATGTACCTGTGTTAATATCAGTCATTCTATTTAGATTTTCAAGAAACTTTTTTTGTTCTTCTTTTAGTAAATGATAAGTTTTTAGTAGATTCTCTCCATATGTTGTAAGAGTAGTTCCTCCACCACCAACTCCACCTGTTTCTCTTTGTACTATCGGACTAATTGATAAATTATTCATGGCTTCAACTGCTTCCCAAGCAGATTTATAGCTCATGGGAACTTCTTTTGCCGCTTTACTGATAGAACCAGTTTTTTGTATTGCCATTAATAATTCAATTCTTTTTTCCAATAAAAAGGGTTGATTTAAAATTTCTAATGTCAAGTTTGATGATATTTCCACAAAAATCCTTTTTGGCTATATTTAATAGTATATAACGATAAACAAAAAAATAGTATCATTATATAACTGAATATATAATGATACCTAAAAAAAACTAGAAGTTATAAAAACTTCTAGTATAAAAATTATCTAACTGAATCGAAGAAATAATCTGTTTCAGCAATATTTTTTGTTTGTTCATCAAGATTATCTAAAATACTATTAGTAATCCATGTTAATAGATTAATACCACCTTCATATCCACTAATAGAATATCTATGTAAATGATGTCTATCAAAAATTGGGAATCCAATTCTGATTAATGGAGTTTTAGTATCTCTATATAACTCTTTTCCGTAAACATTTCCAATCATAAAATCAACAGGCTCAGTAAATAGTAAGCTTCTTAAATGCCATAAATCTTTTCCTGCCCAAATATTACATTCAGCAGCTCTTGGAGATTTAGATAAAATTTCTTTCATATCTTCTTCCCAACCTTTTCTTGGCGCATTGTGGCAAAGAACGTGAGTTGGAATTGCTCCCATTTCAACTAAAAATGAAACCATTCCTAATAAGAAGTCAGGATCTCCCCAGATAGCAAATTTTTTGCTGTGCATATATGGATAAGAATCTTGCATTGCATCTACTAATCTTGCTCTTTGTTGTTTTAACTCTTCAGGTACTTCTTTTCCAGTTAATTCAGCAAGTTTCATAACGAATCCATCAGTTCCACTTAAACCAATTGGGTTACAAGTTTCATATTTTTGTTTCCATTTATTTTTAATAGTTTTAGCTGTTAAAACAGTTGAATATTTTTGTAAACTGATAGTTGCACTTGCATTGATAGCTGTTTTAGCATCAGCTATTTTTGTTCCACCAGCATATAATTTATATTCTCCTGCTCCTGTATCCCATTGTTCTTCATGGTCACCAATCATAATGATTTTGTCACCGAACATTTTAGAGATTTTTTTGATCTCTTTTAATGATCCTAAATATGGTTCAAATCCAGGAATGATGTTAATTCTTTCTGCATCTACTTCTTTAGTTACACCTTCACTTAATTGCTCTAAAGTTGATTTCATCATATTATCATAACCAGTAATATGAGATCCAACAAATGAAGGAGTGTGTGCATGAGGAATTAAGATATTATCTAATTCACCTTCAGCTTCTTCTCTAGCACCTATGATAAATGCATTTAAGTCATCTCCAATAACCTCTGCCATACAAGTAGTAGATACAGCAATCATTTCAGGTTTATATAAAGCATTACAGTTTCTTAAACCATCTTTCATATTTGCTAATCCCCCAAATACCGCTGCTGATTCAGACATAGAATCTGAAACACAAGGAGTTGGTTCTTTAAAGTGTCTTGTAAAATATGTTCTAAAATACGCAACACAACCATGAGATCCATGAACGTAAGGCATAGTATTTTCAAATCCTAAAGCTACCATTACAGCACCTAAAGGTTGACAAGCTTTAGCAGGATTAACAGTGATTGCTTCTCTAGCTAAATTTTTTTCCCTATAATCCCAAGATTCAGTCCATTTTTGAATTTCTGCAACTTTTTCAGGTGATGTAGCACCAGCTGCACTTTCAAATTGTTTTTTATTTTTTAAAACTTCTTGATATTCAGGTTTTAAAAATAGTTTTTGTCCATTTACAATGTTTTCAACGTCTTGCATAGCCTTCTCCTTACGCTTCTTTTTCCCATGGAGCTTTTGTGTGGTTCCATACTGGTGAGTTAATTGCTAAATCCATGTCTCTAGCGAAAATTGCGAATGCATCATAACCATGGTATGGTCCTGAATAATCCCAAGAGTGCATTTGTCTAAATGGTAATCCCATTTTTTGGAATACATATTTCTCTTTTACTCCTGCTGCAACTAAATCAGGTCTTAATTTTTTAACGAAAGCTTCTAATTCATACTCATTTGCATCATCATAAATTAGAGTTGATCTTTCAATCTCATCTTTAGTTCTTTTATAATCATCACCGTGAGCGAACTCATAACCAGTTCCAATTACTTCCATTCCTAAATCTTCATAAGCTCCAATAACGTGTCTTGGTCTTAATCCTCCAACATAAAGCATAACTTTTTTACCTTCTAACATTGGTCTGTATTTTGCAATAACAGCGTCAGTCATAGCAGTATATTTAGCGATAACAGCTTCAGTTTTTTCTTGAATTGATTCATCAAAGAATGAAGCAATTTTTCTTAAAGACTCAGTTGTTTTTGAAGGTCCAAAGAAGTTATATTCCATCCAAGGAATGTTAAATTCTTGTTCCATATGTCTTGCAATATAGTTCATAGATCTATAGCAATGTAATAAATTTAGTTTTGCTTTTGGTGCAATTGCTAACTCTTTATAAGTAGCATCTCCTGACCATTGAGCAATAACTCTTAATCCCATTTCTTCTAAGATAATTCTTGTTGACCAAGCATCTCCACCGATGTTATAATCTCCAATAATTGATACATCATAAGGAGTTGATTCGAAATCTTTTTTATAAGAGTTATCAGGCATAATATAATCTCTAATCATATCGTTTGCAATGTGGTGACCAAGTGATTGAGAAACCCCTCTAAATCCTTCACATGAAACAGCTATAGTTTGAGTTCCTGACTCTTTTTTATAAACTTTTGCAACTGCATGAATATCATCTCCAATTAATCCAATTGGACACTCAGATTGAATAGAAATACCATTATTTAATGGGAATAATTCATCAATTTCTGCTAGTGCTTTTTTAAGTTTTTTATCTCCACCAAATACGATATCTTTCTCATTAAAATCTGTAGAGAAGTTCATAGTAACAAATGTATCAATACCAGTTGTTCCAATGTAATAATTTCTTCTACCACCTCTTGAATATTGTCCACATCCAATTGGTCCGTGAGAGATATGAATCATATCTTTAATTGGTCCCCAAACAACCCCTTTAGAACCTGCATAAGCACATCCTCTTTGAGACATAACTCCTGGAACTGTTTGTTTATTACTTTTTGTTGTATCACAAGAACCTTTTGAAGTTTCTGGTGAATCAATACCTAAATGTTTTGCTCTACTTTTTTTTACTTTCTCAGGATATGATTCAAGTACTTCAGCAAGAGCTTCTTTTTGTAGACTTTCTAATGTTTCTGGTCCCATAGTTTTCTCCTCTTTATATAAGAGTTAAGTAGCTTACGCTACTTTAACTCTGTATAGATTCATGTCATCTAATTTTTTACAAATATCTTTAGTTGAATCACCATCTACGTTTTTTGAAATTTCAGAAATTTGATATTTATTTGTGTAATAAATCATTTTGAAATCGTCTTTAGGTGCACATTCTGTGTTTGTATAATAATCAACTAAAGCTGTATGTAAAAAAGTACCAGCTGGCACAGAAAGTTCTTCTAATTTAACACCTTCTCTTGTTTCACTTGTCAAAGTTACAGTTTTCCCAGTTGCATCTATACCTTCTTGAACTTTTTCAATAACTTTGTCAAAACTTACATCATTTCCTTCACTTGCTGGGAAGTGGTATCCACATATAAACATGATTTTCTCCTTACTACTATTTATTTTTGAATTTTAATTATTAAGCTTCTTCAGCTTTTTTACCGATGTTATCTAAATCTGCTTCTTCTTCTAAACCGAATTCCATTAATAGGTTTTCTAAATCATCCATTTCTAATGGAGTTGGGATAACTTTTAAGTCATTAGCAATGATTTTTCTTGCTAATTCTTTGTATTCCATAGCTTGGTCAGATGTTGGAGCAAACTCAACAACTGTCATTCTTCTTAACTCAGCTCTTTGAACGTGGTTAGATCTTGGAACGAAGTGAATCATTTGAGTACCAATTTGCATTGCTAAGTGTTTTGCAAGGTCATACTCTTTATCTGTCATCCTAGCGTTACAAATTAATCCAGCAAGTCTTACCCCACCAGTATTTGCATATTTTAAAATACCTTTAGAAATGTTGTTAGCTGCATACATAGCCATCATTTCTCCAGACATTACGATGTAGATTTCTTGAGCTTTCCCTTCTCTAATTGGCATAGCAAATCCACCACATACAACGTCTCCAAGAACGTCATAAGAAACGAAATCTAATTCATCATCATAAGCACCTTCTTCTTCTAAGAAGTTAATAGCTGTAATAACTCCTCTTCCTGCACATCCAACACCTGGCTCTGGACCTCCAGACTCAGTACAATTGATGTAACCTTCAGTTATTTCATTGTTATCGTAGTGGAATTCACCAGCACCTGGTTTACATACATCTTCTAATTCTAAATCTTCAACTGTTCCAGCTTCAGAAGCTAATTGCATAATTGTAGATTGTGCTTTTTCATGTAAGATTAATCTTGTTGAATCTGCTTTTGGGTCACATCCAACGATTAATATTTTTTGACCATAATAATGACACATAGCTGCTAATGTGTTTTGAGATGTAGTAGATTTACCAATCCCACCTTTTCCGTAAAACGCGATTTGTCTTAATGCTGACATTTTATCTCCTTTGATTTTTATGTTTACGAAATTGGTAATTGCACTTTGTGTTCCACAGAAAGTTTTTTTTTGAAATTTTTTTTGAAATTTTTAGAAAGCCCTAAAATAGGAACTTCTTAAGAAAAATATTTTCTGAATATTCTTTTTTGGAGTTTTTTTATCCTATTTTATTAGAACAAAATTTGTAAATAATTTTGTAAATTTAAAAATAAAGAATAGATTTTTTGGCAAAAAAATAATAAAGTCTTTAATATTTAAATGTAATTCAAATAGATTAAATGTATACTATTTTTTAAATCTCATTACAAAAAGAGTTTAAAATGAAAATAAAAGAATATAAAAAAGAGTTATATGATTTACAAGTTGAGCTTGTAAAGTTTCAAAAAGAGGTAATTGAGAAAAAATTACAAGTGTGTATTATCTTTGAAGGAAGAGATACAGCAGGTAAAGATGGAATTATAAAAAGATTTTTACAACATTTAAGTCCAAGAGAAGTAAGAACTGTAGCACTTAATAAACCTAGTGATAAAGATCATATGTCTTGGTATTTTCAAAGATATGTTCATTTTTTACCTTCAAAGCAAGAGATTATTTTATTTAATAGAAGTTGGTATAATCGTGCAGGAGTTGAAAAAGTTATGAACTTTTGTACTCAAAAGGAGTTAAAATCTTTTTTTGAAGAGGTTGGAAGTTTCGAACAAATGCTAACTCATTCAGGTGTGATATTTTTTAAATATTATCTTGATATATCAAAAGATGAACAAAAAGAAAGATTAAAAGATAGAAAAACAAATCCACTAAAACAGTGGAAAGTAAGTCCTATAGATAATAAAGCTCAAGAGTATTGGGATGAATATTCAAAAGCAAGGGATGAGATGTTTATTAGAACTTCTTTTAGTTTTGCTCCTTGGTATGTAGTTAATGCAGATAATAAGAAAAAAGCTAGATTAAATGTGATAAAACATTTTTTGTCAAATATGGATTATGATAAAAAGAATGAAAAACTTTTAGCTTTTAGTGGTGATATTGTTTGTAAGTTCGATCCTATTTGTTATGAAAAAGGATTAATTAAAAAATGATAATAGATTCACTTTTTACACATTTAATTTTTACAATTTTGTTTAGTTTTTTGATAGGTTTAGAAATAAGAGCTTATAAATTAAAATTCCATCCCACAGATAAGGAGTTTTTTGGAACAGCAAGAACTTACACTTTTGTAGGAATATTAGGTTTTATTTTTTATAAAATAGAACCCGTTAATTTTTCAATTTATATCGCTGGATTTATTGGAATTACTCTTTTATTTTCACTTTTTTATAATAGATTATTGGATGAAAGAAAACATAGTATTGTTTTATATTTAGTTTTATTGATAGTTTATAGTTTTGGTCCTTTGTCAAATCTTTTCCCTTTATGGCTAACTTCTTTAGTTTTTGTATTAACTATATTTTTATTAAATGCAAAGAATAAAATATTAAGTTTTAATATGAATATAAATATTTATGAATTTGAAACTTTAGGTAAAATGATTTTGCTTTCAGCAGTTGTTCTTCCTTTACTTCCAGAAGACAAACTAATTCCTTATTTGGGAATTTCACTTTATAAAATTTGGTTAACTGTAGTTGTAATTTCTGGAATTTCTTATACTGGATATTTAGTTCAAAAATATCTTTTCCCTTCAAAAGGAATTTTTCTTACAGGTTTGATAGGTGGAAGTTATTCTTCAACAGCAACAACTGTTGTATTATCAAAAAAAGCACAAACTTTAGATAAAAATCATATTATTACAGCTTCAATAATAGCTGCAACATCTATGATGTATATTAGAATACTTATAATTTCATATATTTTCAATTTTGAAGTTGCAAAAACAATTTTGTTACCTTTTTTATGTTTCATAGTTTTAACTGCTGTAATTACATTCATTTATTACAAAAGAGCATCAAAATCAATTAATAATATTGAAATGAAAGACTCAAATCCTTTAGAATTAGGAACAGCATTTATTTTTGCATTTTTATTTATTATTACTATGTTAATTACAAATTTTGTTGT belongs to Arcobacter defluvii and includes:
- a CDS encoding LLM class flavin-dependent oxidoreductase, which produces MKTALFCLFENWENNYQKAITEQLDLICYCEDLGFDEAWITEHHFNNFSVIPSPLTAVSYLLGKTKSIKIGTAAILLPLYNPIKLAEEIAMIKAFDENRFLYGIAKGAFPIYDKTFKADAFTNREVMFEANELIHKLLNEELVTFKGNFFTCENISIRPKLNEPINTYIASESFEAIKEAATKGYGLIGSIGISKEKIKFIFDTYKTFNPTKPLSFRVARGINIGVNKEEIIKESQYCADLFLKSMRASKDTSPTLVKLLTNEYIDIRNKLFDSNKLFENAICGTPKECIEQIKALKEEFDIEALLLKPLTTSTEKAKEILNLYTKEVKPYV
- a CDS encoding ABC transporter ATP-binding protein, which codes for MIEININKLLHGSNGEMNLDVNLKINKGEFIALSGFSGSGKTTLLRILAGLEEAKGTLKIDNELWLDDKFSLAPQKRDIGFVFQDYALFPNFSVIDNLLYVKKDIDLANKLLEMTEMTELKNRYPNTLSGGQKQRISLCRALMNKPKLLLMDEPLSALDPEMRTKLQNEILTLHKEFNTTTIMVSHDPSEMYRLASRVVVLNLGKIINDGFPKDILLKTKGSQKFSFEGELLDIVKIDVIHVAIVSIGQQLVEVVVGNEEAANLKIGQSVSVSTKAFTPMMQTL
- the modB gene encoding molybdate ABC transporter permease subunit; this translates as MIELLKNIEFEPFLISFKLAGITTLILFFISLPIAWYLSQTKSKLKPYLEAVTALPLVLPPSVLGFYILWALSYNSPIGAFFEEHFGIKLVFNFYGLIIASCFYSLPFMVQPMQSGLESINKNLLEASYISGKSKFQTLFRIAIPNIKPSLMTAIIVTFAHTVGEFGVVLMVGGSIPGETKVASVAIYEFVEIMDYTNAHIYSLIMVILSFLTLLGVYIFNGKQKKLTGLHK
- a CDS encoding TOBE domain-containing protein, producing the protein MNKLVATIKKINSIDSLNIVEFDFFGKNLKMMSLDLGKNIQIDKKVTLSVKPTNIIIAKNLFGEISLSNQFVATIQKIENGHLLSNIILKINDTYLESIITVDSSKKMNLQKDEDVLVLIKASDLSIQDVLDD
- the modA gene encoding molybdate ABC transporter substrate-binding protein, producing the protein MKKIILGLVFLCSSIFAGQVNIAVAANVSYAINELIAEFNKTNPDTKIQVTLGSSGKLTAQIKNGAPFNIFMAANMKFPESLYEDKIAITKPVVYAQGALAMLSSKELDYSKGINLIKEDSISKIAIANPKTAPYGTAAVEAIKNANLEEATKDKFVYAESISQTVTYATTAADIGFIAKSSLYDEKLSKYKENVNWASVDPTLYTPIKQGIVIINNAVDNAEVKAFYDFILGEKAKKIFVDYGYIVK
- a CDS encoding TOBE domain-containing protein; protein product: MEISSNLTLEILNQPFLLEKRIELLMAIQKTGSISKAAKEVPMSYKSAWEAVEAMNNLSISPIVQRETGGVGGGGTTLTTYGENLLKTYHLLKEEQKKFLENLNRMTDINTGTLKAIRRLSMQLSARNQISGIVELIEHGKVNAEVFIRLKSGYTLVSVITNSAVKNLDLKAKDEVVAIFKSSTVLLTTDITLNISARNKFQGVVDNINQGEINSEVVIDIGNADKIASVITTSSVNRLNLKPGSNVSAIIKASDIMIGK
- the nifK gene encoding nitrogenase molybdenum-iron protein subunit beta, whose translation is MQDVENIVNGQKLFLKPEYQEVLKNKKQFESAAGATSPEKVAEIQKWTESWDYREKNLAREAITVNPAKACQPLGAVMVALGFENTMPYVHGSHGCVAYFRTYFTRHFKEPTPCVSDSMSESAAVFGGLANMKDGLRNCNALYKPEMIAVSTTCMAEVIGDDLNAFIIGAREEAEGELDNILIPHAHTPSFVGSHITGYDNMMKSTLEQLSEGVTKEVDAERINIIPGFEPYLGSLKEIKKISKMFGDKIIMIGDHEEQWDTGAGEYKLYAGGTKIADAKTAINASATISLQKYSTVLTAKTIKNKWKQKYETCNPIGLSGTDGFVMKLAELTGKEVPEELKQQRARLVDAMQDSYPYMHSKKFAIWGDPDFLLGMVSFLVEMGAIPTHVLCHNAPRKGWEEDMKEILSKSPRAAECNIWAGKDLWHLRSLLFTEPVDFMIGNVYGKELYRDTKTPLIRIGFPIFDRHHLHRYSISGYEGGINLLTWITNSILDNLDEQTKNIAETDYFFDSVR
- the nifD gene encoding nitrogenase molybdenum-iron protein alpha chain codes for the protein MGPETLESLQKEALAEVLESYPEKVKKSRAKHLGIDSPETSKGSCDTTKSNKQTVPGVMSQRGCAYAGSKGVVWGPIKDMIHISHGPIGCGQYSRGGRRNYYIGTTGIDTFVTMNFSTDFNEKDIVFGGDKKLKKALAEIDELFPLNNGISIQSECPIGLIGDDIHAVAKVYKKESGTQTIAVSCEGFRGVSQSLGHHIANDMIRDYIMPDNSYKKDFESTPYDVSIIGDYNIGGDAWSTRIILEEMGLRVIAQWSGDATYKELAIAPKAKLNLLHCYRSMNYIARHMEQEFNIPWMEYNFFGPSKTTESLRKIASFFDESIQEKTEAVIAKYTAMTDAVIAKYRPMLEGKKVMLYVGGLRPRHVIGAYEDLGMEVIGTGYEFAHGDDYKRTKDEIERSTLIYDDANEYELEAFVKKLRPDLVAAGVKEKYVFQKMGLPFRQMHSWDYSGPYHGYDAFAIFARDMDLAINSPVWNHTKAPWEKEA
- the nifH gene encoding nitrogenase iron protein, which translates into the protein MSALRQIAFYGKGGIGKSTTSQNTLAAMCHYYGQKILIVGCDPKADSTRLILHEKAQSTIMQLASEAGTVEDLELEDVCKPGAGEFHYDNNEITEGYINCTESGGPEPGVGCAGRGVITAINFLEEEGAYDDELDFVSYDVLGDVVCGGFAMPIREGKAQEIYIVMSGEMMAMYAANNISKGILKYANTGGVRLAGLICNARMTDKEYDLAKHLAMQIGTQMIHFVPRSNHVQRAELRRMTVVEFAPTSDQAMEYKELARKIIANDLKVIPTPLEMDDLENLLMEFGLEEEADLDNIGKKAEEA
- the ppk2 gene encoding polyphosphate kinase 2; the encoded protein is MKIKEYKKELYDLQVELVKFQKEVIEKKLQVCIIFEGRDTAGKDGIIKRFLQHLSPREVRTVALNKPSDKDHMSWYFQRYVHFLPSKQEIILFNRSWYNRAGVEKVMNFCTQKELKSFFEEVGSFEQMLTHSGVIFFKYYLDISKDEQKERLKDRKTNPLKQWKVSPIDNKAQEYWDEYSKARDEMFIRTSFSFAPWYVVNADNKKKARLNVIKHFLSNMDYDKKNEKLLAFSGDIVCKFDPICYEKGLIKK
- a CDS encoding MgtC/SapB family protein is translated as MIIDSLFTHLIFTILFSFLIGLEIRAYKLKFHPTDKEFFGTARTYTFVGILGFIFYKIEPVNFSIYIAGFIGITLLFSLFYNRLLDERKHSIVLYLVLLIVYSFGPLSNLFPLWLTSLVFVLTIFLLNAKNKILSFNMNINIYEFETLGKMILLSAVVLPLLPEDKLIPYLGISLYKIWLTVVVISGISYTGYLVQKYLFPSKGIFLTGLIGGSYSSTATTVVLSKKAQTLDKNHIITASIIAATSMMYIRILIISYIFNFEVAKTILLPFLCFIVLTAVITFIYYKRASKSINNIEMKDSNPLELGTAFIFAFLFIITMLITNFVVENYGTSGLQFLSTIIGFTDIDPFILSLLTGKYTIESSHIASAIIISSGSNNILKAIYTFWFGKDKTYTSFILLLILGILTIAVGFLL